In the genome of Magnolia sinica isolate HGM2019 chromosome 2, MsV1, whole genome shotgun sequence, one region contains:
- the LOC131225805 gene encoding probable protein phosphatase 2C 25: MDDIPLSSYPSGSYTSFAPPDDVYSDGTQGQYQYGEENGHRDVRNSAPRPLQKKKNASIASTVIEKHPNGPLETSKQVCRKDAAAVVESAPSSSPASVLKRKRPARIDIPSLPSLSFPPPSEGGLKEIEMETERYSFFCKKGRREVMEDPKQRIFHPLFDLLLFFWQAFFGVFDGRGGTGAAEFAAVNLGKNIIAEVMKRGSDGMEDSVKSGYVTTDAEFLKEDLFPSTFCTVSILGLELMDFYCRHCFFFFFFGGGGGGLKLMDSRNIFFQGGYVDCSHGVWRLQGSLAVSRGIGDSHLKKWVIAEPETKILRVKHDCEFLTAENFWGERHLLLYSAVWNCMPAIPISNGTAFVRTLEFFAAVLREKKKIQALGQRLKPFSLATQY; the protein is encoded by the exons ATGGATGACATCCCATTGTCCTCATACCCCTCTGGATCATATACATCATTTGCACCACCTGATGATGTATATTCCGACGGAACACAAGGTCAATATCAATATGGCGAAGAAAACGGTCACAGGGATGTGAGAAACTCTGCTCCAAGGCCAttacaaaagaagaagaatgccTCTATTGCATCAACTGTTATTGAAAA gcatccaaacgggcccttagaaaCAAGCAAGCAGGTTTGCAGGAAAGATGCCGCTGCTGTCGTCGAATCCGCTCCCTCTTCTTCCCCGGCTTCTGTTCTGAAGCGAAAGAGGCCTGCGCGGATCGATATCCCTTCCCTGCCTTCTTTGAGCTTTCCACCTCCTTCAGAGGGAGGTTTGAAAGAGATCGAGATGGAGACCGAGCGGTATTCGTTTTTCTGTAAGAAAGGGCGGAGGGAAGTGATGGAAGATCCCAAACAG AGAATTTTTCATCCTTTATTTgaccttcttttatttttttggcagGCCTTTTTCGGTGTTTTTGATGGGCGTGGAGGCACAGGAGCCGCTGAGTTTGCAGCGGTGAATTTGGGTAAGAATATTATAGCTGAAGTGATGAAAAGAGGAAGTGATGGGATGGAGGATTCTGTTAAAAGTGGTTATGTGACAACGGATGCGGAGTTTCTGAAGGAGGAT TTGTTTCCATCTACCTTTTGTACTGTTAGCATTTTGGGATTGGAACTAATGGATTTCTATTGTCggcattgcttttttttttttttttttgggggcggGGGCGGGGGATTGAAACTAATGGATTCGAGAAACATTTTCTTTCAGGGGGGCTATGTCGATTGCAGCCATGGTGTTTGGAGATTACAAGGGTCGTTAGCTGTATCTAGAGGGATTGGTGATTCACATCTTAAGAAATGGGTAATTGCAGAGCCCGAAACAAAGATTCTTAGAGTCAAGCATGACTGTGAATTCCTAACTGCAGAAAACTTTTGGGGGGAAAGACACTTACTGTTGTATTCTGCTGTTTGGAATTGTATGCCTGCAATTCCTATCTCGAATGGTACAGCATTCGTTCGAACTCTTGA